Proteins from a genomic interval of Enterococcus faecium:
- a CDS encoding amino acid ABC transporter permease produces MSELIQTYGPIFVDGFKITLFSSVLALVFSLIIGTLMAIFQLSKNKVVSALAKAYVEFFRNIPLLIIVMFFYVVVPIYWFNLDGFQAGTIGLTIYTSAFIAETVRSGIQTVPKGQTEAGLSSGFTYSEIMRYIVLPQAFKIVIPPLGNQFINLVKNSSILAIVAGLDLMYQGDLIASETFNTFDTYIIVGLFYLVITLPLSYLMVYLEKKWAVRS; encoded by the coding sequence ATGAGCGAATTGATACAGACTTATGGACCAATCTTTGTCGACGGGTTCAAGATCACATTGTTTTCGAGTGTCTTAGCACTTGTGTTTAGTTTGATTATCGGAACGTTAATGGCAATCTTCCAATTATCAAAGAATAAAGTAGTGAGCGCCTTAGCAAAGGCATATGTAGAATTTTTTAGAAACATTCCATTATTAATCATCGTGATGTTTTTTTATGTTGTCGTACCGATTTATTGGTTTAATCTAGATGGATTCCAAGCAGGTACGATTGGATTAACGATCTATACATCTGCTTTTATTGCTGAAACAGTACGTTCAGGGATTCAAACCGTACCAAAAGGTCAAACAGAAGCAGGACTATCTTCTGGTTTTACCTATTCAGAAATCATGCGTTATATTGTTTTACCGCAAGCATTCAAAATCGTTATTCCGCCATTAGGCAACCAATTTATCAACCTCGTAAAAAATTCATCTATTTTAGCAATCGTAGCTGGTTTAGATTTGATGTATCAAGGAGACTTGATCGCCAGTGAAACATTCAATACCTTCGATACGTATATCATCGTTGGGTTATTTTACTTAGTTATCACGCTACCGTTATCTTACTTAATGGTTTATCTTGAGAAAAAATGGGCGGTTCGTTCATAG